One part of the Nitrosophilus kaiyonis genome encodes these proteins:
- a CDS encoding sigma-70 family RNA polymerase sigma factor, with translation MRLSKDEKQKIILDNTPLVKKVASKIFFKLPKDSGIEFDELVNTGIIGLIKALDKYDSEKAKFSTYAYIKIRGEILDYLRSLHVIPRTMRDKIKKEKEENPNKAIPLSNLAIMLSMEKALSSEDGNLQLKDILISEDISPEEHAINSEMRTILLEAMELLNEKERLALQLFYFEEKEPKEISEILNISQSRVSQLKSQAILKIKKILSKAEQI, from the coding sequence ATGAGATTATCAAAAGATGAAAAACAAAAAATTATTTTAGATAATACTCCGCTTGTAAAAAAAGTTGCAAGCAAAATTTTTTTTAAGTTACCAAAAGACTCAGGAATTGAGTTTGATGAACTTGTAAATACTGGAATTATTGGATTAATAAAAGCTCTTGATAAATATGATAGTGAAAAAGCTAAATTTTCAACATATGCATATATTAAAATAAGAGGAGAGATTTTAGATTATTTAAGATCATTGCATGTAATTCCTCGTACAATGCGTGATAAAATTAAAAAAGAGAAAGAGGAAAATCCAAATAAAGCTATTCCTTTGTCAAATTTGGCTATAATGCTTAGTATGGAGAAGGCTTTAAGCAGTGAAGATGGAAATTTGCAGCTTAAAGATATTTTGATTTCTGAGGATATTAGTCCAGAAGAGCATGCAATAAATTCTGAAATGAGAACAATTTTATTGGAAGCAATGGAATTATTAAATGAAAAAGAGAGGCTGGCACTGCAGCTTTTCTATTTTGAAGAAAAGGAGCCAAAAGAGATATCAGAGATTTTGAATATTTCTCAATCAAGGGTTTCACAACTAAAATCTCAAGCAATTTTAAAGATAAAAAAGATTTTGTCAAAAGCGGAGCAGATATGA
- a CDS encoding MinD/ParA family protein, translated as MEDQAKGLRDLINKNKILQNSKFITIASGKGGVGKTNFSVNFAYSLANFFKKRVLLIDADIGMANIHILLNTDPSKTLKNLFNGENIENILVNRYGFDALLGFSGIDSISQMDEFSISSLINSLEEISYRYDYIIIDTGAGIDDKIASFLRASSRSYIITTPEPTALMDAYALIKSIYNIYGYNNFKIVINMAKSKEEAFNTFNKLKISANKFLGIDLEMIGYLPLTQNLKKCVKKKEIITKLFPNDPFSLEMKKISAIEAEEPMDKQNINFWEKVFDFLGQKRKK; from the coding sequence ATGGAAGATCAAGCTAAAGGTTTAAGAGATTTAATTAATAAAAATAAAATATTACAAAATAGTAAATTTATAACTATTGCAAGTGGAAAAGGTGGTGTTGGAAAAACGAATTTTAGTGTAAATTTTGCCTATTCACTTGCGAATTTTTTTAAAAAACGCGTTTTGCTTATAGATGCAGACATTGGAATGGCAAATATCCATATTCTTTTAAATACAGATCCATCTAAAACATTGAAAAATCTGTTTAATGGGGAAAATATTGAAAATATTTTAGTAAATAGATATGGCTTTGATGCATTGCTTGGTTTTTCGGGTATAGATTCAATCTCTCAAATGGATGAATTTTCGATTTCATCTTTAATAAACTCTTTGGAAGAAATTTCTTATAGATATGATTATATAATAATTGATACTGGAGCAGGAATTGATGATAAGATAGCTTCATTTTTAAGAGCATCAAGCAGATCTTATATCATAACCACACCTGAACCTACTGCATTAATGGATGCATATGCTCTAATTAAGTCAATTTATAATATTTATGGATATAATAATTTTAAAATAGTTATTAATATGGCTAAGAGTAAAGAAGAGGCTTTTAATACATTTAATAAATTAAAGATATCTGCAAATAAATTTTTAGGTATTGATCTTGAAATGATTGGATATTTGCCATTAACGCAAAATCTTAAAAAATGTGTTAAGAAAAAAGAGATAATAACAAAACTTTTTCCAAATGATCCTTTTAGTTTAGAGATGAAAAAAATAAGTGCTATTGAAGCTGAAGAGCCAATGGATAAACAAAATATAAATTTTTGGGAAAAAGTATTTGATTTTTTGGGGCAGAAGCGTAAAAAATGA
- a CDS encoding flagellar biosynthesis protein FlhF, protein MKINKYEGYDLDALIEEAKRELGNDIKILSYEVEDERGIFPFKKRKKYTLFVEVPTAQEGFLDILSKEEKNEEIDRFLEKIEKMIDKKIESLKLNQTILPTPPHNENQQIPISEEFNEFTGDALDLINLLLKKDVEPKIAKILVKEACGLDIDTNKFDLNTSFFKEAIIKGVQKKIRFTGPLKIQKGGLKVKAFVGPTGVGKTTNLFKIASELVINQKLKVAVISIDTFKVGAIQQARAYANILNIPFFAVTDSKNLRKTLSSMSNIDIVLIDTVGRSHYDYWRLGEMKEILGGGNDLMDISLVISCNYKNSEAIEIVNRYRTFFPINSIFFTKIDETYKPGILVNLPIKTEIPVSFISTGQRVPEDLRLLNPERVANYLIGE, encoded by the coding sequence ATGAAAATCAATAAATATGAGGGTTATGATTTAGATGCCCTCATAGAAGAGGCAAAAAGAGAACTTGGAAATGATATAAAAATACTTAGTTATGAAGTAGAAGATGAAAGAGGTATTTTCCCTTTTAAAAAAAGAAAAAAATATACTCTTTTTGTAGAGGTCCCAACTGCCCAAGAGGGATTTTTGGATATTTTATCAAAAGAGGAAAAAAATGAAGAGATAGATAGATTTTTAGAAAAAATAGAAAAAATGATTGATAAAAAGATTGAATCTTTAAAACTAAATCAAACAATTTTGCCTACTCCTCCACATAATGAAAATCAGCAAATTCCAATAAGTGAAGAATTTAATGAATTTACTGGTGATGCTTTAGATTTAATAAATCTGCTTTTAAAAAAAGATGTTGAGCCAAAAATTGCTAAAATTCTTGTAAAAGAGGCTTGTGGTCTTGATATCGATACAAATAAATTTGATTTAAATACAAGTTTTTTTAAAGAAGCAATTATAAAAGGTGTTCAAAAAAAGATAAGATTTACTGGTCCATTAAAAATACAAAAAGGTGGTTTGAAAGTTAAAGCTTTTGTTGGACCAACTGGAGTTGGTAAAACAACAAATCTTTTTAAAATAGCATCAGAACTCGTTATCAATCAAAAATTAAAAGTTGCAGTTATTAGTATAGATACATTTAAAGTAGGTGCAATTCAACAAGCAAGGGCTTATGCAAATATTTTAAATATTCCATTTTTTGCAGTAACAGATTCCAAAAATTTAAGAAAAACTCTCTCTTCTATGTCAAATATAGATATTGTATTGATTGATACTGTTGGTAGGAGCCACTATGATTACTGGAGACTAGGTGAGATGAAAGAGATATTAGGTGGCGGAAATGATTTGATGGATATATCTTTAGTTATTAGCTGTAATTATAAAAATAGCGAAGCAATAGAGATAGTAAATAGATATAGAACATTTTTCCCAATAAATTCTATATTTTTTACAAAAATTGATGAAACATATAAACCTGGAATATTAGTAAATCTACCTATTAAAACAGAAATTCCAGTATCATTCATAAGTACAGGACAAAGAGTGCCAGAAGATTTAAGACTTTTAAATCCAGAAAGAGTAGCAAATTATTTGATAGGTGAATAA
- the flhA gene encoding flagellar biosynthesis protein FlhA: MAQALSLFFEKVHKHSDAIIVVLILAILASMVLPIPKFLLDILLTTSITLSLIILMTTVYIGNPLQISSFPSLLLLATLFRLSLNVATTRTILLHGHEGPEAAGKVIESFGQFVVGGNYIVGVIVFIVLVTINFIVITKGTERISEVGARFTLDAMPGKQMAIDADLNAGIIDEKEAKKRREEIAKEADFYGAMDGASKFIRGDAIAGIIITLINIIGGIAIGVFQHNMDISTAAANFTILTVGDGLVSQIPALITSTAAGLMVTRAVSEANLGKEIFAQLTGYPKALYMGAFALVAMGIVPGMPFVPFMILASMVAIVGYMMQQDIKRKEIEEAEKRAKEIIEETKESEEPEELISQPETITLEIGYSLIPYVDESQNGEIIKRIKSLRKQLSKELGLIIPLVHIKDNLELKPGEYRILIRDIEIAKGEIEPGKVLAIDTGSTKGEIGGIETKEPTFGLKAYWIDESQKDKAKMMGYTVVDIPTVVITHISETIKNHAYEILGRSETKDLVEALSKKYPIVKEIVPEQVSYSILHRVLQNLLREQIPIKDLLSIIEALSDNINKTNDPDILTELVRQSLSRLITSLYAKNGKLYAVTLGTKLENHILEKIKEYEGSIPPLDPVILQQIIHKMTGFVEQFILNQATPVLLTSANLRRYIKKIIEPYLSNVAVLSYTEIDPKVRLNILGKVEIDENQ, from the coding sequence ATGGCACAAGCTTTATCTCTATTTTTTGAAAAAGTTCATAAGCACTCTGATGCAATTATTGTAGTTTTAATTCTTGCTATTTTAGCATCAATGGTGCTACCTATTCCAAAATTTTTACTTGATATTTTATTAACAACAAGTATCACTTTATCACTGATTATATTAATGACAACTGTTTATATTGGAAATCCTTTGCAGATTTCATCATTTCCATCGCTACTTCTTTTGGCAACTCTTTTTAGGCTTTCATTGAATGTTGCTACAACAAGAACTATTCTGTTACATGGACATGAAGGTCCTGAAGCTGCAGGTAAAGTAATAGAGAGTTTTGGTCAGTTCGTAGTTGGTGGAAACTATATTGTTGGAGTTATTGTTTTTATAGTCTTAGTTACAATCAATTTTATTGTGATTACAAAAGGTACTGAGAGAATTTCTGAAGTTGGTGCAAGATTTACACTTGATGCAATGCCTGGAAAACAGATGGCAATTGATGCAGATTTAAATGCAGGCATCATTGATGAAAAAGAGGCAAAAAAAAGAAGAGAAGAGATAGCAAAAGAAGCTGATTTTTATGGGGCTATGGATGGTGCTAGTAAATTTATTAGAGGCGACGCTATTGCTGGAATAATAATAACTCTTATAAATATAATAGGTGGTATAGCAATAGGTGTATTTCAGCATAATATGGATATCTCAACTGCAGCTGCAAATTTTACAATATTGACTGTAGGTGATGGACTAGTTAGTCAGATTCCAGCTCTTATAACTTCCACTGCTGCGGGGCTAATGGTAACAAGAGCTGTATCAGAAGCAAATTTAGGAAAAGAGATATTTGCACAACTTACAGGTTATCCAAAAGCTTTATATATGGGAGCTTTTGCTCTTGTTGCTATGGGGATAGTTCCGGGAATGCCATTTGTTCCATTTATGATTCTCGCATCTATGGTGGCTATAGTTGGATATATGATGCAACAAGATATTAAAAGAAAAGAGATTGAAGAGGCTGAAAAAAGAGCAAAAGAGATAATTGAAGAAACAAAAGAGAGTGAAGAGCCAGAAGAGCTTATTTCTCAACCTGAAACAATAACTTTAGAGATTGGATATTCACTTATTCCTTATGTTGATGAATCGCAAAATGGCGAAATTATAAAAAGAATAAAATCTTTAAGAAAACAGTTAAGTAAAGAGCTTGGACTTATTATACCTCTTGTTCATATCAAAGATAATCTTGAGTTAAAACCTGGAGAGTATAGAATATTAATAAGAGATATAGAAATAGCTAAAGGTGAAATTGAACCAGGAAAAGTCTTAGCAATTGATACTGGTTCAACTAAGGGAGAAATAGGAGGCATAGAAACAAAAGAGCCAACATTTGGATTAAAAGCTTATTGGATAGATGAATCACAAAAAGATAAAGCAAAGATGATGGGATACACTGTTGTGGATATTCCAACGGTAGTAATTACTCATATCTCAGAAACAATAAAAAATCATGCATATGAAATTTTGGGTAGAAGCGAGACTAAAGATTTAGTAGAAGCTCTATCAAAAAAATATCCGATTGTAAAAGAGATTGTTCCAGAACAGGTATCATACTCAATTTTACATAGAGTTTTGCAAAATCTTTTAAGAGAGCAGATTCCTATTAAAGATCTATTATCTATAATTGAAGCGCTTTCTGATAATATAAATAAAACAAATGATCCAGATATATTAACAGAGTTGGTAAGACAATCTTTATCAAGACTTATAACTTCTCTTTATGCAAAAAATGGTAAACTATATGCTGTAACATTAGGAACTAAATTGGAAAATCATATTTTAGAGAAAATTAAAGAGTATGAGGGGTCAATCCCTCCATTAGATCCTGTTATTTTACAGCAGATTATTCATAAAATGACGGGTTTTGTTGAACAGTTTATATTAAATCAAGCAACACCTGTTCTTTTGACATCAGCTAATCTTAGAAGATATATAAAAAAGATAATTGAGCCATATCTTTCTAATGTAGCAGTGCTGTCATATACTGAAATTGATCCAAAAGTTAGACTAAATATTTTAGGTAAGGTAGAAATTGATGAAAATCAATAA
- a CDS encoding rod-binding protein, producing the protein MINTDIKTYWDINSISNIKKLDEAAKAFETEFIHIFLKEVRKSMEKGMFNSSFTSKMYLDMFDMQMAKSISDSDKLGIKEYFLEAIKAYEKNMK; encoded by the coding sequence ATGATAAATACAGATATAAAAACATATTGGGATATTAATTCAATTTCAAATATAAAAAAGCTTGATGAAGCAGCTAAAGCTTTTGAAACAGAATTTATACATATTTTTTTAAAAGAGGTAAGAAAAAGTATGGAAAAAGGAATGTTTAATAGCTCATTTACTTCAAAAATGTATCTTGATATGTTCGATATGCAGATGGCAAAATCAATAAGCGATAGTGATAAATTAGGAATAAAAGAGTATTTTTTAGAAGCAATTAAAGCTTACGAGAAAAATATGAAGTAA
- a CDS encoding flagellar basal body P-ring protein FlgI, with amino-acid sequence MLKKIFLVFIFPFILLASEVKIGSEVNIVGVRTNYLTGYGIVVGLNGTGDGTTTKFTLLSIANMLKKMGIYIDPKDVKTKNAAAVIVTANMPPFAKSGMTFDVTVSSLGDAKDIGNGVLIRTPLFGPDKKVYAFAQGPVSTGGGFSESNKGGKIQKNFTTTAVIPNGGIIERDLPFDFKNLPFLTLTLKHPDFTKAKNIASTINNYFKENLADAVDSATIKIKYPKNMKKVDFVSKVLNLKIDTQNEPTIVIYERTGTVIMSGDIKIDAPVYVSHGNIYVSIQKEPIISQPPPLSGGKTVKTQKVTTKVKEENGRIFSINSPSLKDLVKALNDLGISPRDLIAIIQAIKNAGKLHAKIVIM; translated from the coding sequence ATGCTTAAAAAGATTTTTTTAGTTTTTATTTTTCCATTTATTTTATTAGCTAGTGAAGTAAAAATTGGAAGTGAAGTAAATATTGTTGGTGTAAGAACAAACTATTTAACTGGTTATGGAATTGTAGTTGGTTTAAATGGTACAGGAGATGGGACTACAACAAAGTTTACACTTTTAAGTATAGCAAATATGCTTAAAAAAATGGGAATTTATATAGATCCAAAAGATGTAAAAACAAAAAATGCAGCTGCTGTAATTGTAACAGCAAATATGCCACCTTTTGCAAAAAGTGGAATGACATTTGATGTAACTGTCTCTTCACTTGGAGACGCTAAAGATATAGGAAATGGTGTACTTATAAGAACTCCTCTTTTTGGGCCTGATAAAAAAGTATATGCTTTTGCTCAAGGCCCTGTTTCTACTGGTGGAGGATTTAGTGAATCAAATAAAGGTGGAAAAATTCAAAAAAACTTTACAACAACAGCGGTTATACCAAATGGTGGAATAATTGAGAGAGATTTGCCATTTGATTTTAAAAATTTGCCATTTTTAACTTTAACATTGAAACATCCAGATTTTACAAAAGCTAAAAATATAGCTTCTACTATAAATAACTATTTTAAAGAAAATCTTGCAGATGCAGTTGATTCGGCTACTATAAAAATAAAATATCCAAAAAATATGAAAAAAGTAGATTTTGTATCAAAAGTTTTAAATTTAAAAATAGATACTCAAAATGAGCCAACTATTGTTATTTATGAAAGAACAGGGACTGTTATTATGAGTGGAGATATTAAAATTGATGCTCCTGTTTATGTATCTCATGGTAATATTTATGTATCTATACAAAAAGAGCCAATTATTTCGCAACCACCGCCATTATCTGGTGGAAAAACAGTTAAAACACAAAAAGTTACAACTAAAGTAAAAGAAGAAAATGGTAGAATATTTTCAATAAATTCTCCATCTCTTAAAGATTTAGTTAAAGCATTAAATGATCTTGGTATTTCACCAAGAGATTTAATAGCAATAATTCAAGCAATAAAAAATGCTGGAAAGCTTCATGCTAAGATTGTTATAATGTAG
- a CDS encoding flagellar basal body L-ring protein FlgH has translation MQSCCSIYSRIYSLIFFVLIIFLTGGCSKKENPTPPTITPPDIKEQQSLNSPGSLYNGYDNLFSDDKAHNIGDIVTIKVYENISGQGSTNTKSARTNDMDLSLPSATIMDKKVPNKTSVFGLKQSSKNSFKGSGDTKRQAKLVATISARVIKVYPNGNLFIKGKKYIKINDDIQVLKISGIVKPLDISQDNSIDSSKISDMYVEYNGEGFAADTQSPGWLAKFLMKIWPF, from the coding sequence ATGCAGAGTTGTTGCTCCATTTACAGTAGAATTTATTCGTTAATTTTTTTTGTTTTAATTATTTTTTTAACGGGAGGGTGCAGTAAAAAAGAAAATCCAACCCCACCTACTATAACTCCTCCTGATATAAAAGAGCAACAATCTTTAAACTCTCCCGGTTCTTTATATAATGGATATGATAATCTTTTTAGTGATGACAAAGCTCATAATATTGGAGATATAGTTACTATAAAAGTTTATGAAAATATTAGCGGGCAAGGTAGTACAAACACGAAATCTGCAAGAACAAATGATATGGATCTTAGTTTACCATCGGCTACTATTATGGATAAAAAAGTTCCAAATAAAACATCAGTTTTTGGATTGAAACAGTCTTCAAAAAATAGTTTCAAAGGTAGTGGAGATACAAAAAGGCAAGCTAAACTTGTTGCTACCATTTCAGCAAGGGTAATAAAAGTTTATCCAAATGGAAATCTTTTTATAAAAGGAAAAAAATATATAAAAATAAATGATGATATACAGGTTTTAAAAATTTCTGGAATTGTTAAACCTTTAGATATTTCTCAAGATAACTCAATTGATTCATCAAAAATATCAGATATGTATGTGGAATATAATGGAGAAGGATTTGCAGCAGATACTCAAAGTCCAGGCTGGTTAGCCAAATTTTTAATGAAAATATGGCCATTTTGA